The nucleotide sequence CGCTGGGATGGCTCGGCAGCGTTCACGGTCATCGCGTCGAGGCGCTCGGCGTCGAGAAATTCGGCCAGACCGGCACCGTCAATGATCTCTACGGTCACTATGGTCTCGACACCAACACCATCATCGATGCGGCCGCGAGTCTGACCTTCGGCGCGCCGATCCGGCATCGGAAGATGGCGGTGTAAACGCGGCTGGTCCGGGCGGTTTTAACCACGCGCAGCTTCCGGTGAAATGTCGAGTTGACCGGACGCGGGAACATCATCACCATTGGCTCATACGGGTTAAGGTGCTGAATGACCGAGCTTTCCAACCGCCAGTCCGACATTCTGAACATCGCGCGCGCCTCCGGGCGGGTGACGGTGGAGGATCTGGCGCGGCGCTTTGAAGTGTCTGCGCAGACCATCCGCAAGGATCTGAACGATCTGTGCGACCGCCGCTCGATGACGCGGGTTCACGGCGGCGCGATCATCGCCTCGGGCGTGGAGAACCTCGCTTACGAAGCCCGCCGGTTCGTCGCGGCCGAGGAAAAGAAGGCCATCGGCATCGCAGCGGCGGCGCAAATTCCCAACGGCTGCTCGCTGTTCATCAATATCGGCACCACGACGGAAGAAGTCGCGAGCGCGCTGACGGCGACGCATGAGGATCTGCTGGTTATCACGAACAATCTCAACGTCGCGATGTTGCTCTATCGTCATCCGCGCATCGAGGTCATCGTGGCCGGCGGCACGGTGCGGCGCGCCGACGGCGCTGTGATCGGCTCGACCGCGAACAATCTCATCACGCAGTTCAAGGTCGATTACGCAATCGTCGGTGCATCAGCGATCGACGAGGAGGGCGCGCTGCTCGACTTCGATTATCGCGAAGTGCAGGCCGCGCAGGCCATTATCGCCAATGCGCGCAGCGTGATGCTTGTGGCGGACAGCACCAAGTTAAGCCGCAACG is from Afipia massiliensis and encodes:
- a CDS encoding DeoR/GlpR family DNA-binding transcription regulator, with the translated sequence MTELSNRQSDILNIARASGRVTVEDLARRFEVSAQTIRKDLNDLCDRRSMTRVHGGAIIASGVENLAYEARRFVAAEEKKAIGIAAAAQIPNGCSLFINIGTTTEEVASALTATHEDLLVITNNLNVAMLLYRHPRIEVIVAGGTVRRADGAVIGSTANNLITQFKVDYAIVGASAIDEEGALLDFDYREVQAAQAIIANARSVMLVADSTKLSRNAPVRIAHLSQIHTFVTDLPLPAGLQAICNSRGIEVIAAMPDKPADVA